In a genomic window of Gloeocapsopsis dulcis:
- the glf gene encoding UDP-galactopyranose mutase, with protein MADNNNHSSHNKSNNHTSANVAEGSLSNSLKAEHLNASFTNLSLVAKSFKLATIETPDLVCLSHLRWNFVYQRPQHILTRCAQGQRVFFIEEPIFSSDLGTAPELGKLDINVDESGVWVVVPHLKKGLSQEEINARLEVLIETFFTDQQISKYICWYYTPMAIAFTRQLQPLAIVYDCMDELSAFQDAPPALKSYEAELFSSADLVFTGGQSLYESKAKQHPNVFAFPSSVDVAHFAQARDIVEEPAQAHIPHPRLGFFGVIDERMNVDLLAGIADARPDWQLVIIGPIVKIDPTTLPQRENIHYLGAKTYKQLPAYVAGWDLAMLPFAHNESTRFISPTKTPEYLAAGKPVVSTSIRDVVRPYGETRLVRIADSVEEFVTATEQAMQEDTPASGWLSRVDAFLEQISWDRTWASMMKLIDSAIAAKSNMTATNIPQAPSITTRDFVFDYLIVGAGFSGSAIAERLANDGKTVLIVDKRNHIGGNAYDCYDEHGVLIHKYGPHIFHTNSREVFEYLSRFTQWRAYEHRVLASVDGQLVPIPINLDTINKLYGMNLTSFQAAEFFNSIGEPREYIRTSEDVVVSKVGRELYEKFFRGYTRKQWGLDPSELDKSVIARIPTRTNRDDRYFTDIYQAMPRHGFTRMFENMLAHPNIKVMLNTDYREIVKAIPCREMVYTGPVDEFFDFRYGKLPYRSLDFKHETHHTSVFQPAPVINYPNEHLYTRVTEFKYLTGQEHHKTSIVYEFPQESGDPYYPVPRPENQEIYKQYKALADTTAGVYFVGRLATYKYYNMDQCVAQALAVYKQIALKA; from the coding sequence ATGGCAGACAATAACAATCATAGTTCGCATAATAAAAGCAATAATCACACCTCAGCAAATGTTGCTGAAGGCAGTCTATCGAATTCACTTAAAGCAGAACATTTAAATGCCTCATTCACAAATCTATCTTTAGTAGCTAAAAGCTTCAAACTAGCTACTATAGAAACACCAGATCTCGTTTGTTTGTCGCACTTACGTTGGAATTTTGTTTATCAAAGACCGCAACATATACTGACACGCTGCGCTCAAGGACAACGAGTTTTCTTTATTGAAGAACCAATTTTTAGTTCAGACTTAGGAACAGCGCCAGAATTGGGGAAATTAGATATCAACGTAGACGAAAGTGGAGTTTGGGTTGTTGTTCCGCACCTCAAGAAGGGTTTGAGTCAAGAAGAGATAAATGCTCGACTCGAAGTCTTGATTGAAACTTTTTTTACCGATCAACAAATTAGTAAATACATTTGTTGGTACTACACGCCAATGGCGATCGCCTTTACACGTCAGTTGCAACCCTTAGCAATTGTCTATGATTGCATGGATGAGTTATCTGCATTTCAGGACGCACCGCCTGCTTTAAAAAGCTATGAAGCTGAACTCTTCAGTAGTGCAGACTTAGTATTTACCGGTGGACAAAGCCTTTACGAAAGTAAAGCCAAACAGCATCCCAATGTTTTTGCATTTCCCAGTAGTGTCGATGTTGCTCACTTTGCCCAAGCGCGAGATATTGTTGAAGAACCCGCACAAGCACATATTCCGCATCCGCGTCTTGGCTTTTTTGGCGTAATTGACGAACGCATGAATGTGGATTTGCTGGCAGGCATTGCCGATGCGCGTCCCGACTGGCAGTTAGTTATAATTGGTCCTATTGTCAAAATTGATCCCACAACTTTGCCCCAACGTGAAAACATTCACTACTTAGGGGCTAAGACTTATAAACAGCTACCTGCGTATGTTGCAGGATGGGATCTGGCGATGCTGCCATTTGCCCACAACGAATCAACCCGCTTTATTAGCCCGACTAAGACTCCAGAGTATCTGGCTGCAGGTAAACCTGTTGTATCTACTTCGATTCGCGACGTGGTGCGTCCTTACGGTGAGACAAGATTGGTGCGCATTGCAGATAGCGTTGAGGAATTTGTCACAGCCACAGAACAGGCAATGCAAGAAGACACGCCTGCATCAGGGTGGTTAAGTCGCGTTGATGCTTTTTTAGAGCAAATTTCGTGGGATCGCACGTGGGCATCAATGATGAAACTGATCGACTCGGCGATCGCTGCCAAAAGTAACATGACGGCGACAAATATCCCGCAAGCACCAAGCATTACTACTAGAGACTTTGTCTTCGATTACTTAATTGTCGGGGCGGGGTTCTCTGGTAGTGCGATCGCCGAACGGTTGGCAAATGATGGCAAAACAGTGCTGATTGTAGACAAGCGCAATCACATCGGCGGCAACGCTTATGATTGTTATGACGAGCATGGTGTCCTAATTCACAAATACGGTCCGCACATTTTTCACACCAACTCCCGCGAAGTTTTTGAATACCTTTCCCGCTTTACGCAATGGCGGGCTTACGAACACCGCGTTCTTGCGAGTGTAGACGGACAACTTGTCCCGATTCCGATTAACCTCGACACCATCAACAAGCTGTATGGCATGAACCTCACTTCATTTCAAGCGGCAGAATTCTTTAATTCAATTGGGGAACCAAGAGAATACATCCGCACCAGCGAGGATGTCGTAGTGAGTAAAGTCGGCAGGGAGTTATACGAAAAATTCTTCCGAGGCTACACTCGCAAACAATGGGGACTCGATCCCTCAGAACTCGATAAATCGGTAATTGCTCGGATTCCTACTCGTACCAACCGCGACGATCGTTATTTCACCGACATCTACCAAGCAATGCCTCGGCACGGTTTTACGCGGATGTTCGAGAATATGTTGGCTCATCCCAACATCAAAGTCATGTTGAATACGGATTATCGAGAAATTGTCAAAGCGATACCTTGCCGCGAGATGGTTTACACCGGACCCGTTGATGAGTTTTTTGATTTTCGCTATGGTAAGTTACCGTATCGATCGCTTGATTTTAAACACGAAACGCATCACACTAGCGTGTTTCAACCGGCACCGGTAATTAACTATCCCAACGAACACTTGTATACTCGTGTCACAGAGTTTAAATATTTGACTGGGCAAGAACACCATAAAACGAGCATTGTTTACGAATTTCCTCAAGAGTCGGGAGATCCTTACTACCCTGTACCGCGTCCTGAAAATCAGGAAATCTACAAGCAGTATAAAGCACTCGCTGATACAACAGCAGGAGTATATTTTGTAGGCAGGCTAGCAACGTACAAGTATTACAACATGGATCAATGCGTTGCCCAGGCGCTAGCGGTTTATAAGCAAATTGCACTTAAAGCTTGA